A region of the Dyadobacter sp. CECT 9275 genome:
CGACCACGTAAAGGAAAATACTGCGTACAACTTCAGGTTTCCCATCACGCTGGTAAAGGAAGGCTGGAATGAAATTGTGGTGGAGAATGGAGGCAAGGCAACTTTAAATGTAGTGTGTATCGAACTGGCGGTGAAGCCCACAGAATTTAATACGAAACAATAATCTATCAATCAGAAAAACAGGTAGTTATGGATATTGAATTAATAAAAAAACAATTTGCAGAAGATGGTTATGTTTTTCTGCCTGGGTTTATTTCGGCAGAAGAAATTGAAGAACTGAATAAAAAACTCGAAACCTTTATTGAAAACGTAGTACCAGGCATTCCGGCCACGGATGTTTTCTACGAAGACAAAAATGACCTTTCCACTTTAAAGCAGATCATGCACGTTTCGGAATACGAGCCCGACTTTGCTCCTTTGCTTAAAAATAGCAAGTTCAGTAAAATAGCTGAAGAACTGCTGGAAGACAAAGTGATACCGAGAATTCTGGAATATTTCAACAAACCTCCGAAAATCGGAAAACCTACGCCGCCGCATCAGGATGGGTACTATTTCATGCTCAAACCGGCCAAAGCGGTCACCATGTGGATGGCGCTGGAAAATGTGGATGAAGCCAACGGATGCGTACGTTATGTAAAAGGTTCTCACCTAAAGGGGATGCGTACCCACGGCCGCACCCAAACGCTGGGCTTCTCGCAGGGGATTGTTGATTACGGACTGCCGGAAGATATGGAAAATGAAATTGCTTTTCCGGCCAAACCCGGCGACCTGCTCATCCACGATTCCCTCACGATACACCGTGCCGATGGAAACCAAACCGCCGATCGCACGCGGAAAGCTCTTGGCTTTATTTATTTCGGAGAATCTGCCAAAGAGGATGTGGAAGCCAAAGCCGCATACCAGGCCAGGCTGCAGAAAGAAATGCAGGAAAGAGGCGAGTTAATTACCGGGTAAATACCGGGTGATATTATCAATTTTCTAATTCATTTACGAATGCTTAAAGTCACAAGATACCTTCTTATTTTCCTTCTCTCGGGATACTGCCATACCTGGGCAAACGCCGCCATCCCGGCCGACTCCATCAGTATAACCAGGGTATGGGACAAAGAGCAGCACAATGCATTTCCGGATCTGATTCAGTTTAAGGATTATTTTTATATCACGTTCAGGGAAGGCGCCAACCATGTTGGGAACGAAAACAACGGCAAGGTGAGGATCATCAGATCCAAAAACAGGAAAGACTGGGAGTCAGTGGCATTATTTGACATGGATGCCGAAGATGTGAGGGAAGCCAGGTTATCCCTGAGGCCCGACGGCACACTGATGGCGATTGTGGCCGCCGGCATTTTCAAAGACGGAAAATACCTTACCCTTGCTCCCTATGTCTCTTTTTCGGACAAAACAGGAACCCATTTCTCTACACCCGAAAAAACCACCTTTAGTAAGGAAATTGCACCAGCACTCGACTGGATCTGGAGAATCACCTGGCACAAAGGAATAGGCTACGGAATCATGTACTCCGTAGATTACAAGATGGTTGATGGCAAAAGGGTAAGAACCATGTACGCACAGCTGCTACGCACCAAAGATGGAAAATCTTACGAAAAGGTACCCGGCGTAGCTATTAACGGAAGCCCTAATGAATCCACAATCCGTTTTG
Encoded here:
- a CDS encoding phytanoyl-CoA dioxygenase family protein; the encoded protein is MDIELIKKQFAEDGYVFLPGFISAEEIEELNKKLETFIENVVPGIPATDVFYEDKNDLSTLKQIMHVSEYEPDFAPLLKNSKFSKIAEELLEDKVIPRILEYFNKPPKIGKPTPPHQDGYYFMLKPAKAVTMWMALENVDEANGCVRYVKGSHLKGMRTHGRTQTLGFSQGIVDYGLPEDMENEIAFPAKPGDLLIHDSLTIHRADGNQTADRTRKALGFIYFGESAKEDVEAKAAYQARLQKEMQERGELITG